From Arcticibacter tournemirensis, one genomic window encodes:
- a CDS encoding class I SAM-dependent methyltransferase, translating to MPDKWYQNWFNSPYYHILYNQHNNAEAEFFIDNLCLLLNPGKGTRILDIASGRGRHSVYLNKKGFDVTGIDLSRANIEFSKQFENEHLHFYIHDMRQLMNINYFDIALNLFTSFGYFETEKDHVNALRSFRKSLKAGGTLVLDYFNSKKILHQLKKEETKVIEGIAFNITKKVEKGKIIKSIDFEANNHNYHYQEEVQAFSFSDFERLLTLSGFKIVNFFGDYALRPFDEDNSDRLIFICQKADV from the coding sequence ATGCCGGATAAATGGTATCAAAACTGGTTCAACTCTCCTTACTATCATATATTATACAATCAGCACAATAATGCGGAAGCAGAGTTCTTTATTGATAATCTCTGTTTATTGTTAAATCCGGGGAAAGGAACACGGATACTGGATATTGCCAGTGGAAGAGGAAGGCATTCTGTTTACCTTAATAAAAAGGGATTTGATGTCACGGGCATTGATCTTTCGCGGGCTAATATCGAATTCTCCAAACAGTTCGAAAATGAGCATCTGCACTTTTACATTCACGATATGAGGCAGTTGATGAATATCAATTACTTTGATATCGCGCTCAACCTCTTTACAAGTTTTGGTTATTTCGAAACCGAAAAAGACCATGTAAATGCGCTGCGCTCATTCAGGAAATCACTCAAGGCAGGCGGAACACTTGTGCTCGACTATTTTAACAGCAAGAAAATCCTTCATCAACTTAAAAAAGAAGAAACAAAAGTAATAGAGGGCATCGCTTTCAATATAACCAAGAAAGTGGAGAAGGGGAAAATCATTAAAAGCATTGATTTTGAAGCCAATAACCACAACTACCATTATCAGGAAGAGGTACAGGCTTTTTCCTTTTCCGACTTTGAAAGGCTCCTCACACTAAGCGGGTTTAAAATAGTGAACTTCTTCGGCGATTATGCGTTACGCCCATTTGATGAGGATAATTCGGACCGTTTAATTTTTATTTGCCAGAAAGCTGATGTTTGA
- a CDS encoding phosphatase PAP2 family protein: protein MFEQLIQFDHQAFLGVNQGMANPFFDWIMPLLRNRYFWAPLYLFLIIFLVKNYKQNGWICIVFLLITFAIADYFSASVLKHLFERLRPCNEPGFKDEIRLLVACGSGFSFPSSHATNHFGIAMFLITVFHQRWKPIVPLGLFWAFSIAFAQVYVGVHFPLDVTTGALVGCLVGYVTGTIFLTSYMHKTWNTGS from the coding sequence ATGTTTGAGCAACTAATACAATTTGATCATCAGGCATTCCTGGGAGTGAACCAGGGAATGGCCAATCCTTTTTTCGATTGGATAATGCCTCTTTTGCGGAACAGGTATTTCTGGGCGCCGCTATATCTTTTTCTCATAATCTTCCTGGTGAAGAATTACAAACAGAACGGGTGGATTTGTATCGTTTTTTTACTGATCACGTTTGCTATCGCTGATTATTTCAGCGCTTCTGTCCTGAAACATTTGTTCGAACGCCTCCGTCCTTGTAATGAGCCGGGGTTTAAGGACGAGATTCGGCTTCTGGTAGCTTGCGGAAGCGGCTTTAGCTTCCCCTCATCGCATGCCACCAATCATTTTGGTATTGCCATGTTCCTGATCACGGTTTTCCATCAGCGGTGGAAGCCGATAGTCCCTCTCGGCCTTTTCTGGGCTTTCAGCATAGCCTTTGCCCAGGTTTATGTAGGCGTTCATTTTCCTTTGGATGTAACAACAGGAGCGCTTGTAGGCTGCCTGGTAGGTTACGTTACGGGCACTATATTCTTAACTTCATACATGCATAAAACATGGAATACTGGAAGCTGA